The Candidatus Binataceae bacterium genome window below encodes:
- a CDS encoding HAD family hydrolase, with product MSAWLFDFDNTLVALESAVDWAASRIELEQYLRREGVGDAIFAEIPRGNLPLYEALRARLMDGAGEAAEREALGSLARKDTEALLRSASAIIEAYELRGIERAQTLPGATALLRALKARNNAVAIVTSNSARTIERWLALQHPRLHLDAIVGRDAMLPLKPAPDSIGRALELCRTAPDDAFFVGDSEADAGAAGAARVRFYGIAARPLQRTRLIGVGALAVFDSPAELKNSLIFTGAT from the coding sequence ATGAGTGCCTGGCTGTTTGACTTCGACAATACTCTCGTCGCGCTCGAGTCGGCGGTCGATTGGGCGGCGAGCCGAATCGAGCTTGAACAGTATCTGCGTCGTGAGGGCGTCGGCGACGCGATTTTCGCCGAAATTCCGCGCGGCAACCTTCCGCTCTATGAAGCGCTGCGCGCGCGCCTAATGGATGGTGCGGGCGAGGCTGCCGAGCGCGAAGCACTCGGCAGCCTCGCCCGCAAGGATACCGAGGCGTTATTGCGCTCCGCCTCCGCCATCATCGAGGCCTACGAATTGCGCGGGATTGAGCGGGCGCAGACGCTGCCCGGCGCGACGGCGTTGTTGCGCGCCCTCAAGGCGCGCAACAACGCCGTCGCGATCGTAACCTCGAACTCCGCGCGGACGATCGAGCGCTGGCTCGCTCTCCAGCATCCGCGGCTCCATCTCGACGCGATCGTCGGCCGTGATGCGATGTTGCCGCTCAAGCCCGCGCCCGACTCTATCGGGCGCGCGCTCGAGCTTTGCCGGACTGCTCCGGACGACGCGTTTTTTGTCGGCGACTCGGAAGCGGACGCGGGCGCCGCCGGTGCCGCCCGCGTCCGCTTCTATGGTATCGCCGCTAGGCCCTTGCAGCGCACTCGCCTCATCGGCGTCGGCGCCCTCGCAGTCTTCGACTCTCCCGCCGAACTCAAGAATTCATTGATATTTACGGGTGCTACCTGA
- a CDS encoding sulfite exporter TauE/SafE family protein has product MFHLDSGIIVLFCIALFAATVNGALGYGFSSLTVPVALLFFSNRVLSPALVLIELAVNAWVVILNRGSLAAVRRRAIPILFGLIPGVLLGSFLLTNVNSGWLKLWTYVVMLPLIFLQAAGFRRPIKKEHIAGFPLGVGVGTLYATTTISGPPLAMMFNNQGMDKEEFRAALGTVRVFETAFTAVVYAFLGLFRASSIRLVVPITPAVLLGLPLGTYLLRYMPTETFRRICMSFDAWIVGFGLSRTLIDLKLLAPAQAYGVWAAVILFDFYLLYLFFVVGRLRPKVNQPALTSLTEEEGLV; this is encoded by the coding sequence ATGTTTCATCTGGATAGCGGGATTATCGTCCTGTTTTGCATCGCGCTCTTCGCCGCGACGGTCAACGGCGCTTTGGGCTATGGCTTTTCTTCACTGACGGTGCCCGTCGCGTTATTGTTCTTTTCGAATAGAGTTCTAAGCCCGGCGCTGGTTTTGATCGAGCTGGCAGTTAACGCTTGGGTCGTGATTCTGAATCGGGGAAGTCTGGCTGCAGTTCGCCGGCGCGCTATTCCGATTTTATTCGGCCTGATTCCGGGTGTACTGCTTGGTAGTTTTTTGCTGACCAACGTGAATTCGGGTTGGCTTAAGCTCTGGACCTATGTCGTCATGCTGCCGCTGATCTTTTTGCAGGCGGCCGGATTCCGGCGGCCCATCAAGAAGGAACATATAGCTGGGTTTCCATTGGGAGTCGGTGTCGGGACGCTCTATGCGACCACGACTATCTCCGGACCGCCGCTCGCTATGATGTTCAACAACCAAGGTATGGACAAAGAGGAATTTCGCGCCGCCCTTGGCACGGTGAGGGTCTTTGAAACCGCCTTCACGGCAGTTGTATATGCATTTTTGGGCCTGTTTCGCGCGAGCAGCATCCGGCTAGTCGTGCCGATCACACCGGCCGTGCTGTTGGGCCTCCCGCTCGGCACTTACCTCCTCAGATACATGCCGACCGAGACGTTTCGCCGCATCTGCATGAGTTTCGACGCCTGGATCGTCGGTTTCGGCCTGTCCCGAACGCTGATCGATCTAAAGCTGCTGGCGCCCGCTCAAGCCTATGGCGTCTGGGCGGCCGTCATTCTTTTCGATTTCTATCTCCTGTATCTCTTCTTCGTGGTCGGACGGTTGCGCCCAAAGGTCAATCAGCCGGCCTTGACCAGTCTGACCGAGGAAGAGGGTCTGGTCTGA
- the cysC gene encoding adenylyl-sulfate kinase, with protein sequence MNEGFTLWFTGLSGSGKSTLANLVADELRSRGHRVEVLDGDEVRTNLSKGLGFSKEDRDTNIRRIGYVCKLLARNGVIAISAAISPYRDVRDEVRKMHDNFFEVFVECSLDKLVERDVKGLYKKAIAGEIKNFTGVSDPYEAPLNAELVVNSGSETREQSLTRLLATLEQKNFVNRGKVNR encoded by the coding sequence ATGAACGAAGGATTCACTCTGTGGTTTACCGGCCTCTCGGGATCGGGAAAATCCACGCTGGCCAATCTGGTGGCGGACGAGTTACGCAGCCGGGGTCATCGTGTCGAGGTCCTCGACGGCGACGAAGTGCGAACCAACCTCTCGAAAGGACTGGGCTTCTCGAAGGAAGATCGCGACACTAACATCCGGCGGATCGGTTATGTCTGCAAACTGCTCGCACGCAACGGCGTGATCGCGATTTCGGCGGCGATCTCGCCGTATCGGGATGTGCGCGACGAAGTCCGCAAGATGCACGATAATTTCTTCGAGGTCTTCGTCGAGTGTTCGCTCGATAAGCTGGTCGAGCGCGACGTCAAAGGACTCTACAAAAAGGCGATCGCCGGCGAGATCAAAAATTTCACTGGAGTATCGGACCCATATGAGGCGCCGCTGAACGCCGAACTGGTCGTAAACAGCGGGTCCGAGACGCGCGAGCAGAGTCTGACGCGGCTCCTCGCGACGCTGGAACAGAAGAATTTTGTCAACCGGGGCAAGGTGAACCGATGA
- the sat gene encoding sulfate adenylyltransferase: MSVAQDPISAHGGGELVDRKAPTDERAALRKHAEGLAKVTLSARDLADLEMLASGAFSPLTGFMGEADYVRSRDEMRLASGTPWSIPITLGVEEAVARPLKTGHEVALTNEGGAPIAILKLAETYQVDRKREAEAVFGTAEDAHPGAKNVTSTPPWCLAGEITLLDEIPGRTFLEYRLEPRETRAQFRANGWRKIVAFQTRNPTHRAHEYIQKAALEICDGLLLHPLVGETKGDDVPAAIRMETYKVLLELYYPKGRAMLSVMPAHMRYGGPREAILHAIIRRNYGCTHFIVGRDHAGVGTYYGTYDAQKMFERFTPAEMGITPLMFENTFYCAKCLGMASYKSCPHSDADRLLLSGTKVREMLRAGQSPPAEYTRPEIAAILAKAMHETK; the protein is encoded by the coding sequence ATGAGCGTCGCGCAGGATCCGATTAGCGCGCATGGCGGCGGCGAGCTGGTCGATCGCAAGGCGCCTACCGACGAACGCGCGGCGTTGCGCAAGCACGCCGAAGGACTCGCGAAGGTGACCCTGAGTGCACGCGACTTGGCGGATCTCGAGATGCTGGCGTCGGGCGCCTTCTCGCCCTTGACCGGCTTCATGGGCGAGGCGGACTACGTCCGCAGTCGCGACGAGATGCGTTTGGCGTCGGGTACGCCGTGGTCGATTCCGATCACGCTAGGGGTCGAGGAGGCGGTCGCGCGCCCATTGAAAACAGGGCACGAAGTTGCGCTTACTAACGAGGGCGGTGCGCCAATCGCGATTCTGAAGCTCGCGGAAACCTACCAGGTCGATCGCAAGCGCGAGGCGGAAGCGGTCTTCGGCACGGCCGAGGACGCTCATCCGGGCGCCAAGAACGTCACTTCGACGCCGCCGTGGTGCCTGGCAGGCGAGATCACGCTGCTCGACGAGATTCCCGGACGCACGTTTCTGGAATACCGGCTCGAGCCGCGAGAGACGCGCGCGCAGTTCCGCGCCAACGGCTGGCGCAAGATTGTGGCCTTCCAAACCCGCAATCCGACTCATCGCGCCCATGAGTACATCCAGAAGGCCGCGCTCGAAATCTGCGACGGCCTGCTGCTCCATCCGCTGGTCGGCGAGACCAAGGGCGACGATGTGCCGGCGGCGATCCGGATGGAAACCTACAAGGTGCTGCTCGAACTCTACTATCCGAAGGGGCGGGCGATGCTCTCGGTGATGCCGGCGCATATGCGCTACGGCGGCCCGCGCGAGGCGATTCTGCACGCGATCATCCGGCGCAACTACGGCTGCACGCACTTCATCGTCGGCCGCGACCACGCTGGCGTCGGCACCTACTACGGCACGTACGATGCGCAGAAAATGTTCGAGCGTTTCACGCCCGCAGAGATGGGCATCACGCCGCTGATGTTCGAGAATACGTTTTACTGCGCGAAGTGCCTCGGGATGGCATCATACAAGAGCTGTCCGCATAGCGACGCCGATCGCCTGCTGCTCTCGGGCACGAAAGTGCGCGAGATGCTGCGGGCCGGGCAGTCGCCGCCGGCGGAATACACCCGCCCGGAGATCGCGGCGATTCTGGCAAAGGCTATGCACGAAACCAAATAG
- a CDS encoding HAD family hydrolase, with protein sequence MLELVIFDADGVLFDSTESNTAYYNAIFAAIGEPPMNPAEEQAGVFMAAAQVFAIRAAGAEDKVARMREIARTMDSSRFFTLLRPPPRLREILLDLKRSYRLGLATNRSATIPAIVDYLGLEGLFDAIASARDPVRPKPAPDILALCLERARVKPGRAVYVGDSDTDRIAALAAGTHFVGLGERAPHHHWIAALDELPRKLGQIFGSRQAE encoded by the coding sequence GTGCTTGAACTTGTGATCTTCGACGCCGACGGCGTGCTCTTCGATTCGACCGAATCCAATACTGCCTACTACAACGCGATCTTCGCGGCGATCGGCGAGCCGCCGATGAATCCCGCCGAAGAGCAGGCGGGGGTTTTTATGGCCGCGGCGCAGGTCTTCGCGATCCGCGCTGCCGGTGCTGAGGACAAAGTTGCACGGATGCGCGAGATCGCACGGACGATGGATTCATCGCGGTTCTTCACGCTGCTACGGCCACCGCCGCGGTTGCGCGAAATTTTGCTCGACCTCAAGCGTAGCTATAGGCTAGGGTTGGCGACCAATCGTTCCGCGACGATTCCCGCGATTGTCGATTACCTCGGACTGGAGGGGCTCTTTGACGCGATCGCCAGCGCGCGCGACCCGGTGCGCCCCAAGCCGGCCCCCGACATCCTCGCGTTATGTCTCGAACGCGCCCGCGTCAAGCCCGGGCGCGCGGTTTACGTTGGCGACAGCGACACTGATCGCATCGCAGCGCTCGCCGCTGGGACGCATTTTGTCGGGCTCGGCGAGCGTGCGCCCCATCATCACTGGATCGCAGCGCTCGATGAGCTTCCGCGCAAGCTTGGCCAGATATTTGGCAGCCGCCAGGCCGAGTGA
- a CDS encoding quinone oxidoreductase, which translates to MKAIQFKEVGGPEVMQLVEVAKPEVRPNMVRVRNHAVGINFADNFFRQGNYVIKPKLPDTPGMEAAGVIDEVAPGVEGLKPGMRVAGIGLKCYAEYSLFHANQVIPLPDSVSFEEGAAFPIQTLTAWFMLHTCHHLTPGQTVLVHSAAGGVGVVAMQIAKAAGARVIGTVSSDSKIAIARQYGADEVINYETHDLAEEALRLTGGKGIDLNLDAVGKPTFEKGLKCAAPFGHVILYGRAGGPPDKLDPMRLFEKAVKVSGFILFTASSQHHLMKEGTESCFKLMREGKLKMLIGKSYPLGEAAEAHRFMQSRQSVGKLVLTP; encoded by the coding sequence ATGAAAGCGATTCAATTCAAAGAGGTTGGCGGTCCCGAGGTCATGCAACTCGTCGAAGTCGCTAAGCCCGAGGTGCGGCCGAACATGGTGCGGGTGCGCAATCATGCCGTCGGAATCAACTTCGCCGACAATTTCTTCCGTCAGGGCAATTATGTGATCAAGCCGAAGCTGCCTGACACGCCCGGGATGGAAGCGGCGGGCGTAATTGACGAAGTCGCGCCGGGCGTCGAGGGGCTCAAGCCCGGGATGCGCGTGGCTGGGATCGGGCTTAAGTGCTACGCGGAGTACTCGCTGTTCCACGCCAATCAGGTAATTCCACTCCCCGATTCGGTGAGCTTCGAGGAAGGCGCGGCGTTTCCGATTCAGACGCTTACTGCCTGGTTCATGCTCCACACCTGCCATCACCTAACGCCGGGGCAAACCGTGCTGGTGCATTCGGCGGCGGGCGGCGTCGGCGTGGTCGCGATGCAGATCGCGAAGGCGGCCGGGGCGCGCGTAATCGGCACGGTCTCAAGCGACAGCAAGATCGCGATCGCGCGCCAGTACGGCGCCGACGAAGTGATCAACTATGAAACCCACGACCTCGCCGAAGAGGCGCTGCGCCTTACCGGCGGTAAGGGAATCGATCTGAATCTCGACGCCGTGGGCAAGCCGACCTTCGAGAAAGGGCTGAAATGCGCGGCGCCGTTCGGCCACGTCATCCTCTACGGACGCGCGGGCGGGCCGCCGGACAAGCTCGATCCGATGCGGCTGTTTGAGAAAGCCGTGAAGGTCAGCGGTTTCATCCTGTTCACGGCGTCATCGCAGCATCATTTGATGAAAGAGGGGACCGAGAGCTGCTTCAAGTTGATGCGCGAAGGCAAGCTCAAGATGTTGATCGGAAAGAGTTATCCGTTGGGCGAGGCCGCCGAGGCTCATCGTTTTATGCAGTCGCGGCAGTCGGTCGGCAAGCTGGTCCTGACTCCATGA
- a CDS encoding methyltransferase, producing MDFGQIAAMAGGHAEARAIQIALKLGVFEALARDGRDAAALAAAIGCEPRATMLLANALVALSILSKESGRFELTATSRRYLVEASPEYLGGMILFDAELWGAWGRLEDSIRSGQPAVRPDMYQSRPEETVRFISAMDSLVRSRGDARWTAEHLDLSSARTIVDLGGGPGTYLVEFLRRWPDARGAIYDLKATLAVARELLATRESWALPRIELCEVDYRAGELPGPVDVIFMSNIIHSEDEATNAELVAKCFRALASGGRVIIKDHIMDAELVVPAAGAVFALYLLLTTRGRDYSFIEVSNWLQAAGFVGITIETLPSPPFTSSIVTATKP from the coding sequence ATGGATTTTGGGCAGATCGCGGCGATGGCCGGCGGACATGCCGAGGCGCGCGCGATTCAGATCGCGCTTAAACTCGGAGTATTCGAGGCCTTGGCGCGCGACGGTCGTGACGCCGCTGCGCTCGCCGCGGCGATCGGATGCGAGCCGCGCGCAACCATGCTTTTGGCGAACGCGCTGGTCGCACTGTCAATCCTGAGCAAGGAATCAGGACGTTTCGAGCTGACCGCAACCTCGCGGCGCTACCTGGTGGAAGCGTCTCCCGAGTATCTCGGCGGCATGATTCTCTTCGACGCCGAGCTGTGGGGCGCGTGGGGACGCCTCGAAGACTCGATTCGCTCGGGGCAGCCGGCGGTCCGTCCTGACATGTATCAAAGCCGCCCCGAAGAGACCGTCCGCTTTATCAGCGCGATGGACAGCCTCGTGCGCTCGCGCGGCGACGCACGCTGGACGGCAGAGCATCTCGATCTGTCGTCGGCGCGGACGATAGTAGATCTGGGCGGCGGCCCGGGAACCTATCTGGTCGAGTTCCTGCGGCGCTGGCCGGACGCTCGCGGCGCGATTTACGATCTCAAGGCGACACTCGCCGTCGCGCGCGAATTGCTCGCCACACGCGAGTCTTGGGCGCTTCCGCGAATCGAATTGTGCGAGGTGGACTATCGCGCCGGCGAGTTGCCCGGGCCGGTCGATGTGATCTTCATGTCCAACATCATCCATAGCGAGGACGAAGCGACTAACGCGGAGCTGGTGGCCAAGTGCTTCCGCGCGCTCGCGAGCGGCGGACGCGTTATCATCAAGGATCACATCATGGACGCGGAGCTGGTCGTGCCTGCAGCGGGCGCGGTCTTCGCGCTCTATCTTCTTCTGACGACACGCGGACGCGACTACAGCTTCATCGAGGTCTCCAACTGGCTACAGGCGGCGGGCTTCGTCGGAATCACAATTGAAACGCTGCCAAGTCCGCCTTTCACCTCCTCGATAGTCACTGCGACAAAGCCCTGA
- a CDS encoding MBL fold metallo-hydrolase, with protein sequence MTLENLGHATLLINFFGVRVISDPTLFSRVGVAVDSIFTIGPRRIIAPVLTAAQLQTVRVIVITHAHMDHLDLPSLKALPKSAIVVACRGCGALLRSLGFRDVRELSWDESTVADGLMISAMGARHWGKRFPPFGRDYGFNSYILEKDGHRMLLACDSADTDLFAALATNPPAVAAFSIAAYDPWIWNHANPEQVWKMFVQTGARYLVPIHWGTFRLSREPMDEPMRRLVAAAGVNAERIVMRQIGVPWRLPRDSQAAK encoded by the coding sequence TTGACGCTTGAGAATCTGGGTCACGCGACGCTGCTGATAAATTTCTTCGGCGTCCGCGTAATCAGCGATCCTACGCTCTTCAGTCGTGTCGGCGTCGCGGTCGACTCGATCTTCACAATTGGGCCGCGGCGGATAATCGCACCGGTCCTGACCGCGGCGCAGTTGCAAACGGTCAGGGTTATCGTGATCACACACGCCCACATGGACCATTTGGATTTGCCTTCGCTGAAAGCGCTGCCCAAGAGCGCGATCGTTGTCGCGTGTCGCGGTTGCGGCGCTTTGCTTCGGTCGCTGGGCTTCCGCGATGTCCGTGAACTTAGCTGGGACGAAAGCACTGTCGCCGATGGCTTGATGATCAGCGCAATGGGCGCGCGCCACTGGGGAAAGCGGTTTCCGCCATTCGGCCGGGACTATGGTTTCAATAGCTACATACTGGAAAAGGACGGTCATCGGATGCTGCTGGCCTGTGACAGCGCCGACACCGACCTCTTCGCCGCGCTCGCCACGAATCCGCCGGCAGTCGCCGCGTTTTCAATCGCCGCCTATGACCCCTGGATCTGGAATCACGCGAATCCCGAGCAGGTCTGGAAAATGTTCGTGCAGACTGGGGCGCGTTACCTGGTCCCAATCCATTGGGGGACCTTCCGGCTGTCGCGCGAGCCGATGGACGAGCCGATGCGCCGGCTGGTCGCAGCCGCCGGAGTGAACGCCGAGCGGATCGTGATGCGCCAAATCGGCGTCCCGTGGCGCCTGCCGAGGGACTCGCAGGCCGCTAAATAG
- a CDS encoding VWA domain-containing protein has protein sequence MADGFPTTPEILRRAAVTTRYTQWDGSQALKLDADKVFEKLAEHLSHSDDVRQAADWMMRQGMDFDGMKVAGLEELLEQLRQEMRKRYRDVNLRNALGEIERRLNEILGRERETLDALGEDDAGAAAKRRQLGSLPRRLSESLRQLEHYEFENAGAKQDFDELLAEYDNIRDLENFRDRFNHMFHGPKSLNYEEAVELMREMERMRQLEQDLMQGNFESLSLEDLQELLGQQALQDFQTLRQIMMLLRQSGYMAQKGDHLQLSPKGVRRIGQLALRDIYQGLLKDRAGSHRTDHRGITEIRPDEVKAYAYGDPLNLNLVGTLKHALIRKPGVPLELDPSDFEVYENDYGSSSSTVLCLDMSWSMSWEGRFAAAKKVALALETLIRTRFPRDYFSIVGFFTRAVELKLKDLPEASWNMGDPFTNLQDGLRLATDLLGRHPSRNQHVIVITDGQPTAYFLNQRLYCEWPLSFGGISMRAAQETLKEVERVTRRGITINTFMLDDSPSLRAFVEKMTLINRGRALYTRPDHLGEYMLVDYLKKKRKRA, from the coding sequence ATGGCGGACGGTTTTCCTACCACGCCTGAAATTCTCCGGCGCGCGGCAGTCACCACCCGCTACACCCAGTGGGACGGCAGCCAGGCGCTCAAGCTCGACGCCGACAAGGTCTTCGAGAAGCTCGCCGAGCACCTCTCCCACAGTGACGACGTCCGTCAGGCCGCCGACTGGATGATGCGCCAGGGGATGGATTTCGACGGAATGAAAGTGGCCGGGCTCGAGGAGCTGCTCGAGCAGTTGCGCCAGGAGATGCGCAAGCGCTACCGCGACGTCAACCTGCGCAACGCACTCGGCGAAATCGAACGCCGGCTGAACGAAATTCTGGGGAGGGAACGCGAGACGCTCGACGCGCTGGGCGAGGACGACGCCGGCGCTGCGGCAAAACGCCGTCAGCTCGGGTCGCTACCGCGGCGGCTCTCCGAATCGCTGCGCCAGCTCGAGCACTACGAGTTCGAAAACGCCGGCGCCAAGCAGGACTTCGACGAATTGCTCGCCGAATACGACAACATCCGCGACCTCGAAAACTTCCGCGACCGCTTCAATCACATGTTCCACGGGCCGAAAAGCCTCAACTACGAGGAGGCTGTCGAGCTGATGCGCGAGATGGAGCGGATGCGCCAGCTAGAGCAGGATCTGATGCAGGGCAACTTCGAATCGCTGTCGCTCGAAGACCTGCAAGAGCTGCTCGGGCAGCAGGCTTTGCAGGATTTCCAGACTCTGCGCCAGATCATGATGCTCCTGCGGCAATCCGGCTACATGGCGCAAAAGGGCGACCATCTGCAGCTTTCGCCCAAAGGCGTGCGGCGCATCGGACAGCTCGCACTGCGCGATATCTATCAGGGGCTGCTCAAGGATCGCGCCGGCTCGCATCGCACCGACCATCGCGGCATCACCGAGATCCGCCCTGACGAAGTCAAAGCCTACGCCTATGGCGATCCGCTGAACCTGAATCTGGTAGGGACGCTCAAGCATGCGCTCATCCGCAAGCCAGGCGTGCCACTCGAGCTCGATCCCAGCGACTTCGAAGTCTATGAGAATGACTACGGCAGCTCGTCCTCGACCGTGCTCTGCCTGGACATGTCGTGGTCGATGAGCTGGGAGGGGCGCTTCGCTGCAGCGAAGAAGGTGGCGCTCGCGCTCGAAACCCTGATCCGGACCCGGTTCCCGCGCGACTATTTCTCGATCGTCGGTTTCTTCACACGCGCGGTCGAACTCAAGCTCAAGGATTTGCCCGAGGCCTCATGGAACATGGGCGATCCGTTTACTAATCTGCAGGACGGTTTGCGGCTCGCCACCGATCTCCTCGGCCGCCATCCCTCGCGCAACCAGCACGTCATCGTCATCACCGACGGCCAGCCCACGGCATATTTCCTCAACCAGCGGCTTTACTGCGAATGGCCGCTCTCCTTCGGCGGCATCAGCATGCGCGCCGCGCAGGAGACGCTGAAGGAGGTCGAGCGCGTCACCCGCCGCGGCATCACGATCAACACCTTCATGCTGGACGACTCGCCGAGCCTGCGCGCTTTCGTCGAGAAGATGACGCTGATTAACCGCGGCCGTGCGCTGTATACCCGCCCCGATCATCTCGGCGAATACATGCTGGTCGATTATCTGAAAAAGAAACGCAAGCGCGCCTGA
- a CDS encoding HU family DNA-binding protein, with protein sequence MTKRGIIEELLARRPNLASRDSEALVNATFEAMAGVLARGERIEIRGFGSFGVKARGARQGRNPRTGAVVAVPAKAVAFFRGAKELRSAVGAIATADSD encoded by the coding sequence ATGACGAAGCGCGGGATCATCGAGGAGTTGTTGGCGCGACGTCCGAACCTGGCGTCGCGCGACAGCGAAGCGCTGGTCAACGCGACTTTCGAGGCGATGGCGGGAGTGCTCGCGCGGGGCGAGCGGATTGAGATCCGCGGCTTCGGCAGTTTCGGCGTCAAAGCTCGCGGAGCCCGTCAGGGACGCAACCCGCGCACCGGCGCCGTCGTCGCAGTCCCGGCCAAAGCCGTAGCATTTTTTCGCGGCGCTAAGGAACTGCGCAGCGCGGTCGGCGCGATCGCAACGGCCGATTCGGATTGA
- a CDS encoding 30S ribosomal protein S1, giving the protein MEKELSEQANGGMNDFESLMEQTLHAPRPGDVLIGTVVQINRDSVIVDINYKCEGQVPLAEFLDHEGNVAVNEGDEVDVYFEGTETENGTVTLSHAKAEKFKVWRELEQAFQSETAVEGVILGKVKGGLQVDIGVPAFLPGSHVDTRPARNLDRYVGQRGRFHILKFNRARGNVVVSRRSVIERERASLKEQTLHVLEEGVILEGTVKNITDYGAFVDLGGIDGLLHITDMAWGRLQHPSEAVKVGDKVKVVVLKYDSQRERVSLGMKQIMPDPWTHASETFAIGARLKGKVVSVTDYGAFVELEKGIEGLIHVSEMSWSKRAVHPSKVVNVGDFVEVQVLGVDEGNRRISLGLKQTEPNPWQALEQLHPIGSTISGKVKSITDFGVFVEIEPGIDGLAHISDLSWTKKVRHPSELYKKGDEVQAVVLGIEVEHERVSLGVKQLTPDPWDSVAQRYPLNSMVKGKVSSVADFGVFVELEEGIEGLIHISQLANERVDKPSSLFKPGDEVDALVVQMDARERRIGLSVKAVTQHHEREEMAAYLKREQEAQRFSMGDMLNEELRLDRDDAGRARSGRGRS; this is encoded by the coding sequence ATGGAGAAAGAGTTGTCGGAACAGGCGAACGGAGGCATGAATGACTTCGAGTCGTTGATGGAGCAGACCCTTCATGCCCCGCGGCCGGGCGATGTGCTGATCGGCACCGTGGTGCAGATTAACCGCGATAGCGTGATTGTTGACATCAATTACAAGTGCGAAGGGCAGGTGCCGCTCGCCGAATTCCTTGACCACGAGGGCAACGTCGCGGTCAACGAAGGCGACGAGGTTGACGTTTATTTCGAGGGCACCGAGACCGAGAACGGCACGGTGACCCTCTCGCACGCCAAGGCAGAAAAGTTCAAGGTCTGGCGCGAACTCGAACAGGCCTTTCAAAGCGAGACGGCGGTCGAGGGCGTGATTCTCGGCAAGGTCAAAGGCGGCTTGCAGGTGGACATTGGGGTGCCGGCGTTTTTGCCGGGCTCGCACGTTGACACGCGGCCGGCGCGCAATCTCGATCGCTATGTCGGGCAACGCGGCCGCTTTCACATTCTCAAATTTAATCGCGCGCGCGGCAACGTCGTGGTCTCGCGCCGCAGCGTGATCGAGCGCGAACGCGCCTCGCTCAAGGAACAGACGCTGCACGTGCTTGAAGAAGGCGTCATCCTTGAGGGCACGGTCAAGAATATTACCGACTACGGCGCCTTCGTCGATCTCGGCGGCATCGACGGGCTGCTGCACATCACCGATATGGCTTGGGGCCGCCTGCAGCATCCTTCCGAAGCGGTCAAGGTGGGCGACAAGGTCAAGGTCGTGGTGCTGAAGTACGACTCACAGCGCGAGCGGGTCTCGCTCGGGATGAAGCAAATCATGCCCGACCCGTGGACGCATGCGTCGGAAACTTTCGCGATCGGCGCGCGGCTCAAGGGTAAGGTGGTCAGCGTCACGGACTACGGCGCCTTTGTCGAGCTCGAAAAGGGTATCGAGGGCTTGATCCACGTCTCGGAAATGTCGTGGAGCAAGCGCGCCGTCCACCCGTCGAAAGTGGTCAATGTCGGCGATTTCGTCGAGGTGCAGGTGCTCGGAGTCGATGAGGGCAATCGGCGCATTTCGCTCGGCCTCAAGCAGACTGAGCCGAATCCGTGGCAGGCGCTCGAGCAGCTGCATCCGATCGGCAGTACGATCAGCGGCAAGGTCAAATCGATTACGGATTTTGGCGTCTTCGTCGAAATCGAACCGGGGATCGACGGACTCGCGCATATCTCCGATCTGTCCTGGACCAAGAAGGTGCGCCATCCGTCCGAGCTCTACAAAAAAGGGGACGAGGTTCAGGCCGTGGTGCTCGGGATCGAAGTCGAGCACGAGCGCGTCAGCCTGGGCGTCAAGCAGCTCACGCCGGATCCGTGGGACAGCGTGGCGCAGCGCTATCCGCTCAACAGCATGGTCAAGGGCAAGGTCAGTTCGGTGGCCGACTTCGGCGTCTTTGTCGAACTGGAAGAGGGCATCGAAGGACTAATCCACATCTCCCAGCTCGCCAACGAACGTGTGGACAAGCCGTCATCGCTGTTTAAGCCGGGCGACGAAGTCGATGCGTTGGTCGTCCAGATGGATGCGCGCGAGCGGCGCATCGGGCTCTCGGTCAAGGCGGTCACGCAGCATCACGAGCGCGAAGAGATGGCGGCCTATCTTAAGCGCGAGCAAGAGGCGCAGCGTTTCTCGATGGGCGACATGCTCAACGAGGAGTTGCGGCTGGATCGCGATGACGCTGGGCGCGCGCGCAGCGGGCGTGGCCGCAGTTAG